One stretch of Pseudoxanthomonas sp. Root65 DNA includes these proteins:
- a CDS encoding serine/threonine-protein kinase, protein MSELEVRALALFDEFAELAPPQRSIALKRLQAHEPALHDALLRLLAADAVAHPLEDVAFDALLESPTDADAATDRIGNRLGPWRIVRVLESGGMGTVYEASRADGQYEKQVALKCMRAEMSTPALIEAFTRERHHLAQLDHPHIAALLDGGIEDDGRPWFAMRLVHGTAMDAYANQQRLPLAARVRLLLQACQALQYAHGRRVLHQDIKPSNLLVSADGRVHLIDFGLSAMIDGLDREHVPRLAITNGYTAPEVLAGGIATATSDIYSIGVVLYQLLVGDWPRPLQPLHAGLLGRPAPALARAPSALASTASADTAWQRALRSPRRLQARLRGDLDAIALTAVAHAPADRYASVDALIDDLQHWLARRPVMARGGGRAYVAGRFVQRNALACMLAGGVVLVATGGASVVGWSYVRDRQELRDMQAVSAVFEQTLGAVTLSGLADARPSSRHMLQLTEQQLRDLPLRSNPAIKARAMASLARSYAALGDYAHALALAGEAHRLLADDPAASAETQAMLAVLLNLQARHAEARDIATRGLAQSAGAQSAADPATLGLLVELARAHWGLAEYDTAFNTLAFAQENTDGASSQSVLAARATLLLLRAQWHLQLLDLAAAERDLQDAAAAAPREASLLADDIDEARLSLLLLQQRPPQAARLAASLLADRRQRLGATHPDTARSLRLQLEAAELGPDPEAVSDAALQAARQTIAQAYGTGHPEYAQHLWLEARMAMRRDAREGLALATQAVTLLERTLGPRHPATLGAKETRARALLALANTATADGARALREDAIGLLRESVHAARQRQWPAPSARFWLALALLDRAGSVPATDRRQAETLLQDALVEARRQLGAEHATTVMIRDALIRHYQPPAMTPATASPGASPPSSS, encoded by the coding sequence ATGTCCGAACTGGAAGTCCGTGCGTTAGCGCTGTTCGACGAGTTCGCCGAGCTTGCGCCGCCGCAACGATCCATCGCACTCAAGCGCCTGCAGGCACACGAGCCCGCGCTCCACGACGCGCTGCTCAGGCTGCTGGCGGCGGATGCCGTGGCGCATCCGCTTGAGGACGTTGCCTTTGATGCGCTGCTGGAGTCGCCGACCGACGCCGACGCAGCGACAGACCGCATCGGCAACCGTCTCGGCCCATGGCGGATCGTCCGCGTGCTGGAGTCCGGCGGCATGGGAACGGTTTACGAGGCCAGCCGGGCCGATGGCCAGTACGAAAAACAGGTCGCGCTGAAGTGCATGCGCGCCGAGATGTCCACGCCGGCGCTGATCGAGGCCTTCACCCGCGAGCGCCACCACCTGGCCCAGCTGGACCACCCGCACATCGCCGCGCTGCTGGATGGCGGCATTGAGGACGATGGCCGGCCCTGGTTCGCCATGCGCCTGGTGCACGGTACGGCGATGGACGCGTATGCCAACCAGCAGCGCCTCCCGCTGGCCGCGCGCGTCCGCCTGCTGTTGCAGGCCTGCCAGGCGCTGCAGTACGCGCACGGCCGGCGCGTGCTGCACCAGGACATCAAGCCAAGCAATCTGCTGGTGTCCGCCGATGGCCGCGTGCACCTGATCGACTTCGGGCTGTCGGCGATGATCGATGGCCTGGATCGCGAGCACGTGCCGCGCCTCGCCATCACCAACGGCTACACGGCACCTGAAGTGCTCGCGGGCGGCATCGCCACGGCCACCAGCGACATCTATTCGATCGGCGTGGTGCTGTACCAGTTGCTGGTCGGGGACTGGCCGCGCCCGCTGCAACCGCTGCATGCCGGCCTGCTCGGCCGCCCGGCCCCTGCACTGGCCAGGGCACCCTCGGCGCTGGCGTCGACGGCCTCGGCCGATACTGCATGGCAACGCGCCCTGCGCAGCCCGCGCCGGCTCCAGGCGCGCCTGCGCGGCGACCTGGACGCCATTGCGCTGACGGCCGTGGCGCATGCCCCTGCGGACCGCTATGCCAGCGTCGATGCGCTGATCGATGATCTCCAACACTGGCTGGCACGACGCCCGGTGATGGCCCGCGGCGGCGGTCGTGCCTACGTGGCCGGGCGCTTCGTGCAACGCAATGCACTGGCCTGCATGCTCGCCGGTGGCGTGGTCCTGGTGGCGACCGGGGGCGCCAGCGTGGTCGGCTGGTCCTACGTCCGCGACCGCCAGGAGCTGCGCGACATGCAGGCCGTGTCGGCCGTGTTCGAGCAGACGCTGGGTGCGGTGACGCTGTCGGGCCTGGCCGATGCGCGCCCGTCCTCGCGCCACATGCTGCAACTCACCGAGCAGCAGCTGCGCGACCTGCCGCTGCGCTCCAACCCGGCGATCAAGGCACGGGCGATGGCATCCCTGGCGCGCAGCTATGCGGCGCTCGGCGACTACGCCCATGCCCTCGCGCTGGCCGGCGAAGCCCATCGCCTGCTGGCGGACGATCCCGCGGCATCCGCCGAAACCCAGGCCATGCTGGCGGTGCTGCTCAACCTCCAGGCCCGGCATGCGGAGGCGCGCGACATCGCCACGCGCGGCCTGGCGCAGTCGGCCGGAGCGCAATCGGCCGCCGACCCGGCCACGCTCGGCCTGCTGGTCGAGCTGGCCCGCGCGCACTGGGGGCTGGCCGAGTACGACACCGCCTTCAACACGCTCGCCTTCGCGCAGGAAAACACCGACGGCGCGTCGTCGCAAAGCGTGCTGGCAGCCCGCGCCACGCTGCTCCTGCTGCGCGCCCAGTGGCATCTGCAGCTGCTCGATCTGGCCGCCGCCGAGCGCGACCTGCAGGACGCCGCCGCCGCCGCGCCGCGGGAGGCGTCCCTCCTGGCCGACGACATCGACGAGGCACGCCTGTCGCTGTTGCTCCTGCAGCAGCGACCGCCGCAAGCCGCGCGCCTGGCCGCGTCATTGCTCGCCGACCGCCGCCAGCGCCTTGGCGCGACGCACCCCGACACCGCACGCAGCCTGCGCCTGCAGCTGGAGGCCGCTGAGCTGGGACCCGACCCCGAAGCGGTTAGCGACGCCGCACTGCAGGCGGCACGCCAAACCATCGCGCAGGCCTACGGCACCGGCCACCCCGAATACGCGCAGCACCTTTGGCTGGAGGCTCGCATGGCCATGCGCCGCGACGCACGCGAGGGCCTCGCGCTGGCCACGCAGGCGGTCACGCTGCTTGAGCGGACGCTGGGCCCGCGCCATCCCGCCACGCTCGGCGCCAAGGAAACACGGGCGCGCGCGCTGCTGGCCCTGGCCAACACGGCCACGGCAGATGGAGCACGCGCATTGCGGGAGGACGCCATCGGCCTGCTGCGGGAATCCGTGCATGCCGCGCGGCAGCGCCAGTGGCCCGCGCCCAGCGCCCGGTTCTGGCTGGCGCTGGCGTTGCTGGATCGCGCCGGATCCGTTCCGGCTACCGACCGGCGCCAGGCGGAAACCCTGCTGCAGGACGCGTTAGTGGAAGCCCGTCGCCAATTGGGTGCCGAGCACGCCACCACCGTGATGATCCGCGACGCGCTGATCCGCCATTACCAGCCGCCGGCAATGACGCCGGCCACAGCATCG
- the ubiA gene encoding 4-hydroxybenzoate octaprenyltransferase gives MDLERFEEKGAPRWRERLGQYWKLVRGDRPIGVLLLLWPTWWALWLAADGVPPAWTLFVFTAGVWLTRSAGCVINDYADRWLDPQVERTRGRPLATGAVSGREALAVFAVLMLAAFALVLTMNRLTMWLSVVGLFLAASYPYLKRHTYLPQVYLGLAFGWGIPMAFAAVQGEVPTVAWVLYGANILWATAYDTWYAMVDREDDIRAGSKSTAILFGDLDLAIQGVLYALVLVALYLVGDQAGLGAYYWAGLCVAAMLAAWEFVMARHRERQACFRAFLHNNWIGAAVFAGLAWDLAR, from the coding sequence ATGGACCTCGAGCGTTTTGAAGAGAAGGGTGCGCCGCGCTGGCGGGAGCGGCTGGGCCAGTACTGGAAGCTGGTGCGCGGCGACCGGCCGATCGGCGTGCTGCTGCTGCTGTGGCCCACGTGGTGGGCGTTGTGGTTGGCGGCCGATGGCGTGCCGCCGGCGTGGACGCTGTTCGTGTTCACCGCCGGCGTGTGGCTGACGCGATCGGCGGGATGCGTGATCAACGACTACGCGGATCGCTGGCTGGATCCGCAGGTGGAGCGCACGCGCGGGCGTCCGCTGGCGACCGGCGCTGTCTCCGGGCGCGAAGCATTGGCGGTGTTCGCGGTGTTGATGCTGGCGGCGTTCGCGCTGGTGCTGACGATGAACCGGCTGACCATGTGGCTGAGCGTCGTAGGCCTGTTCCTGGCGGCCAGCTACCCCTACCTGAAACGCCATACCTACCTGCCGCAGGTCTACCTGGGGCTGGCATTCGGCTGGGGCATCCCGATGGCGTTCGCCGCCGTGCAGGGCGAGGTGCCGACGGTGGCCTGGGTGCTGTATGGCGCCAACATCCTGTGGGCGACCGCTTACGACACCTGGTACGCGATGGTCGACCGCGAGGACGACATCCGCGCCGGGTCGAAATCCACCGCCATCCTGTTCGGCGATCTCGACCTGGCGATCCAGGGCGTGCTATACGCGCTGGTGCTGGTGGCGCTGTATCTGGTCGGCGATCAGGCCGGCCTGGGCGCGTACTACTGGGCGGGCCTGTGTGTGGCGGCGATGCTGGCCGCGTGGGAGTTCGTCATGGCGCGTCATCGCGAGCGTCAGGCGTGCTTCCGCGCCTTCCTGCACAACAACTGGATCGGTGCGGCGGTGTTCGCCGGACTGGCGTGGGATCTCGCCCGCTGA